The Musa acuminata AAA Group cultivar baxijiao chromosome BXJ2-5, Cavendish_Baxijiao_AAA, whole genome shotgun sequence genomic interval TTCACTTTGTCCCCAATTGATCAGCTCTTGATTTCCATCTTAACAGTCCAAATTATTAAAACCTGTTTTAAAATCCAAAGCATTCTTCTAGAAGTCCTAGTTTTAAGTTCAAATGTCAGAATGTCATCAATACCAAAGGGAAGCCTGGGAGGGAAGGTGAAGGTATGATGcactggcagtggcagctgccatttgcgtatgaaatgatgttgAAAAGTCTCAACATTGTAAACTGGTTCAAACCAAATAAAACATTTGGTTCATACCATCTTTATTCCTATTCAAAGACCAAACAGAttttagcaaaattcacaagattgATGCCGGGGTTGAGTTCCATTAGCGATGATACAGCTGATATTGGTAGGATTGATCGAATTAGATTGACAAAATCAAAATCgatcaataaaataatttaaaataaaattataaaaggtATATAAAAGAACTAAAAAGTAAATTTTAAAaagtaataaatattttatcataaaatatttttctatatTCATATTTCTCAATGTATCTATATTtccaaaagatgaaaaaaaaaatataaataaggtATATAGAATAATAACAAATAgtagataataattcattcaCTATAGCTATTATAAGTTTATTAGAAACAAAATAACAATCACATTTTACAAAGATATTATTAGAGTGgataattattaaatatgataCAAAAGATTCATAACTTTTCAAGTTGTAGCTTGAAGATAAAGATAAGCCCTCATTATGACCAATACTTTTATAGTCAAATTACATGTATGGCAAAATGAAAGAATAATAAAGGCTTACACCAGCACTTCAAAATGTTTAAACCACTTTTCAGATTAGCAAGTTTTTTCACATGgacaaaattattaaataaagagGGCAGgccttggtacaatggtaaggtTGCTCCTTGGGAGACTAAGATTCGAGTCACGAAAataatctctttaaatatttaaagacaaGGCTGCATATATTGACCCTCCCAATACCCACATTGATGGGAACCTTATACACTGGATATGCCCTTTTTAATGATCCATGTATCTGACCTCAAATAGTCAGAACTTACagctttattattgttgttatacCAAATTATTAAACAAGGAGGTTCAGTAATTAACCAATCCAACCAACTGGTCTTCTCTGGTTTTGTTAACATTGGTGTCAGCCAGATACAATGTGCATGACAGAATGTCACAAAAAAAGAACACAGGTATTTATTAAGACTAAAAGTTCTATCACCAAATTGTTGTGCTTCATCAGGAGGAACCATCACATGTCTAAAGATGTTATATATAGCAAGAAAAATGAACCTAAGTTTACTTCTTATATAGCGCCTTTCAGGATATTTATGACATATAATCTTTCATGGCATTATTTTAAACCCAAGATATGGAACCCCACCTGCAATTCTCGCTTGCGATCAATCACTAAATCTGTATTTGGGCCATACAGTCGAACTGTCAAAATAGCATCATCACcactctcctctcttacagaGACCTTCAGCACTACAGGAATTGCAAGAATTGAACTGTTAGATGCTGAAGTAGTCCAAAAAATTGGATCTTGTAAGTCATCTAATAGAAACTGAGAATGTCTGACCAATATAAACAACAAAAGCTCATATGAAGATTGATATGAAGAACTTGCATGTTAGTTGGACTTCATGCAAGGCCTATACAAGTTTTGAACAGATAGAAGACTGTTCAACCCTAGCTCCCTATCAATTTCACACAACACATTCAATGAACAgctgaaagaaagagaaagaaaataacaAGAAAAGGCAACAAATTTGTCCAGTAGAACTTACAAAGATTTGTAATACCACCAGAAATTGTCTCAATCGAGAAGGAAGATTCATCAAGTGATGACCATTtcttaaacaaatccttgcatagatctctaagaaacaaaacaGATAATTATACTCAAAAGATCAATATTAGGAGAAGACCTGCCTATTCAAGGCTGAAATAATGGAACAACATTGTAAGCCATTATAATGGAGGAAAAAGCTTCTATCAAAAAATATCAGAATAGCAAAGAGAATGCACatgttttaatatatatatatatatatatatatatatatatatatatataagcatcaTGATGAAAAGGtaaagtcaattttttttaatcaagcaaTGTTCTAAGGAAAAATCTATAAAACTTGAAATTTTTGCATCAGAAGAAACATGTGATATAAATAATTATGGTAGAAAGGTTCATGATGTTGGAATGTAGACACCAGAAGAGCACAATACAAGAGGACAGAGCATAGTAAAAATTAATGGAATTCATTGGAATCTAAATCTGAGAGTTTCTATAAGTTGCCATTAAGTTATCCATCGAGTATATGAACTTCAAAGgccataaacatttatcaatacAAAAGGTGCAGGTTAACTGATAGTAGCATCCAAGAAAAAGTAGTAATGCTCCTTTTATTAAATTTGTTGGAGTTATATCAGAAGGCTTCAAGAAAATTCTAAATCAGGAAATCTCTATTGGGCAGGTTCTTTGAGAAAACAATTAGCCAATTCAGATTTGCACATTCTTTTTCAGCTAGTTAAAAAATGAAATTTGCTAATATCATGACaatgcaaataaaaaaaaaatgaatcagTTTGCACTATTATTTGTGAGAAATGAAATCTAAATCAATATAAAAAGCTCGCTTCAAGCATAAAAATGTTAAGCTACAGAGTCAACAAATGAGCTAAAGAACAAATAACCACATAGGAATTAAGTAGAAATTGGACAACTAGAACAGTTAAAGACTTAGGCAGTCACATAAGCTATCTTGCGTACAGGCCACTCCTCATATTCTAAAGCCTCCAACGTTAACCGATCATAGACTCGTACGGACGAGCTTTTGTGTAGAACGGACGTGATACACATTAATCACCTTAACAGGAAGATTCCAACATAAAAATAATAAGGGGCAATACTACAAACGCTTGAGGAGCGGACAAACAACAACGTTCGCAGCTGCCATCCAATCTAGCAGAAGGTCGATTGCTTCCATCCCACGGGCAGATTACTGCGCCTCGTCGTGCTATTCATATGAACTCAACAGATTCACAAAACCACAGACGACATATAGCAAGCAAATCAAACCATAACAAAGCTAACACCCTAAGATACACCCAACAAATCGCGTGCAAAACCGAACGGAAAATCAACAAACGGGTGGGGAGCTGACGTGATTCGGGGCTTCATTTGGTCGAACGGGAGGGAGATGTCGACGGTTAAGTCAGAGGAAGGGATCGGCGGGACAGCAGTTCCCCTCTCCCTGTCCTCAACCTCAGCTCCATCTCTGACGGGTTGTCCCTCTCCTTCCACGGCCGCAAGCGCGTCGCAGTACCTTCCATTCCCAGTTCCCATCccctttctccctctctctctctctctctctcgatcggtCTCACAATGCTCGATATCTCGAGCCGTTTGCGTATTTAATAGGCGGAGGACCGACTCAATGGGAGGCTGTCTTGGATCGGCTGTAACCAACAAACAGGAAACAGATTTACGTAGCCTTATCTACAGCCTAGATGTCATTCGCTATACTATATGTGACCAATTTTCACTTGCCACGTTATCCATTAAAGCATCTCCTGTTCGAGACCGAGCAGCAAGAGTGGTGTCGTGGTTGGAGTGGGGGCCCCGGCCTCGTTAATCCCCCAACGACCAACACATGCATCAAAGGTTCCTTCCACGGCATGTGcacaaaaataaatagataaataaatatttttcaaaatagaaAATTATGCACTAAATTTACGAAAATGACACATCAAAAACACTTCAACGCTTGAAGGGGCAGACTCTCTATTGACCTTTTGACTTTGTTTCCCACCGTCCGTCCTTTGGAATTGAAGGGGCAGATTGTCTATAAACCTTTTGACTTTGTTCTCCACCGTCCGTCCTTTGGATTTATTTCCAAGAAGGTTCCTACTTTATTTATACAATAACTTGGGAcaaaatcacttgaatattattagagaagattttagaatttttttgaaaaataaaaaaaattggatcatATTCAAAAAGTGTATaacttttttaaattttaaaaagcaTTAGAAATGACTTATAGAGGCttaaatgattattttttaaaattttaagtgttaaaaaatatatttttttatctatttcaACCCTTTAAAGAATGGAGTtgtgttatttttaaaaatttactgAATTTAAGATGAATTGACAACAGCTTTAGGAtaaaaatcacttgaatattgttagaacatgattttttttttttgaagtcttaagaaaacaaaaaaatttaGACAATATTTTTGAACATAGTGTTACTATTTATCtagtttttatttaaaaaaattcaaaaacaatGTAACTcacttctaattttttttaaagaaaaattaattaaatttttaaaaatcttgGGATTAATTTAAAAAGACTTAGATGATCATTTGAAATTTGTAAGGTTAAGATAAGTATATTATTTATTTCAATTCTTAAATACATgaaattatactatttttgaaTTCTATCCAAATTAAGGTGATATTACAATTACTTTGTGATACAATCACTTGAATATTAATAGAGAAGATTTTAAGAAGTTTTTTAAATGGGATTATATTGTTTTCGAATCCTATTCCAAAAGTGTATAACTCCATTCAAATATAGTATAACTCATATCCtacttttctcaaaaaaaaaattatgtttttagaaaatattaaaaatgactTAGAAAGGTCCAAATGagcagtattttttatttttaagcctttaaaatagatatttttatttatctcattccttaaatgcttgaaaatatattattttaaaattttagctAATGTGAGGTAAATTTACAACCACTTTGAGTCAAAAACCATTTGAATATTATTTGAAaatgttttaaaattttaagaaaaaaatttgaaaatgttTACGGTTTAGGTTTTATTcctaaaaatttttatttttatttggaaaACCTAAAAACTGACTTACAAATGACTAAATGATTATCTATCCTATTTTTAAGACTTTAAAAtgagtattttttaaatttatttcaatctttaaaaagtttaaaattatgccattattttatcataattttattacttttataatatttacatttagaatcttaaggtcatttttatttatattaagctTATATTATTGTGATTgaattttttagttattatttattttaggccTATCTAAGTTCTGAATCGATTAAACCGATTCAATTACATGAGTTGATTCGATTATATGGGTTGTTTCAATGTAAtgagttttaaaaaagaaaaaatagagaacaaaaaagataaatgaatgattgaaaatacttttgtTATTTTAAAAATCAGGGACTTAAAAATATGAGTTTTTCTAAGAAATTTATCCTACTTAAAAATACATCTCATGTTTATGTGACATATTAATGATTCTGTATTCAAATGATATGTTAAGTACCTAtctgttttttcttttctgaagCTAGCTAATTCTTGCCTCACAAAACCATACATTAATTTCCAGCTTAAAAAGAAATTATAGGAGTCTCATGAACAAAATGAATCCTCATTCACTTGCAGGAAACATCATAATTTGATCTTTTCTTTACATGGTTTTGCATTCATCATAGCAGCATGGTGAATTATTTGAAGAATGAACGTACAACAGCTAGAACAAACAACAACATAGGCCACAGCTAAGCCATCTTCCATAATTTGTTGCAAATATCAAGTGGAGCTTCTGTCATCTCAAACTCAAACTTCTCAGCTTTCTTCTTGTTTCTATCTACCACCACTGTTTGCTTTTAAGGATAACATGAACATAATTTTTGGAGAAATAATTCAGCCATCATCAAAGTGGCATCCTTAAAAGCTCAATAAGATCTTTTTTCTTAACTGACGAAAAGGGTGAGATaaaccaatagaaaatgaaacttaaAGGATACCACCAGAAATCTTGGTTGTATCTTCAAAATCTGGGATAATATTTGTCACTGAAGCGCACAAGGAAAGCAAATTTCTgcaaatagaaaaacaaatttaTCAGACTTTTAGATACAGTTTACAATATCCTCCAAACATATCAGTCACAAGGCATCATTATTGTTCTCGCTATCATTTCAGAGGTTTTTTTGACTTCTAGGAACTTTCCTGTTTATTGACCATCTTCAGAATCATGTAATAGTTTGATCAGATCCTTCACCAGTTCCTCTCACCTTCTACTATTACTCTTTTTATTAAATCCTTAAgctgaaaattcaacattcatattTTAATAGATCTTTATACTTCCAAGCAACCTCAATATATTACCTTCTGTGCATCTGGATACTGATTTTGACTGTTCACATAATCTTGCAGTCACTGTAGATTTGTTTGTACAACAGGTTGTCAGTATGCCCTTTCCTTATCCAGAATCCTTGTCACTTCCATAAAACATCTTGACTTATCAAATATAAAGTCAACTTGAAAACTTTCTACTAGTTATCATCATGGTAACATTGTCCTACAAACAATTTCCTGCTATACTATCTAGAAGACTAGATCTTGAAAAGAGATACATCTAAGAAAAGTTCATTTAGCCATATCTAACCCTACAGAACTCACCATCCTTGGACAAGGTTGAATGGATATGGGACAGAACCTAGAAAGCAATGATAAAGAAATCACAGCACTACCTGAGACCTAGAGTCATGATATACACAGTCCTCTCAGTACAATGACATTGATTTGCAACGTATTTGAGTAGAAATCATTACCTATCTGAAATTAGTCCATCACTAAGGTTCTGTGAGTCACCTTTCTGAATATATGTGCAAAAGGCACAAAGAACCACTGACAGTTTAAACAGGAAAAAACACTAGCTTTTGACCACATTAAttttcatcaacataaagcacctCTATGAATTTGAACACAAAGAAGTAGCTTATAACAAATTAGATTGTATACAACCCACAAAAAGCTTATAAAAGCACATCTCAAAGTTTACATGTGTAATGGGGTAAAGATAATTTGGGATTCAACTACACAATTGGTCTTCTCCAATAGTTAAgacagtaataataataataatatcatttgcTAATCAGCCAATAGATAAGTGCAAGAAGTTTAATATAGAAGAGAAATCAATATTGTTTACTCTATAGCAGGTCAACCATGACATACATGGTCTTGCTAGCTGAAATATTACAGGATCATAGAAGCAATCCTTACCTGTACAAGCATGAGACCGCTAAACTATTAATAAGATGGTTAATAGTCACCTTCAAAATGACTTCTTTTTATTTGTGTGAATAATGAGCAGATCCTACCAATGGACATTCCTTCTTCACAAGTTGTTCAAGGGGGCATATTTTGCAATTTCAATGTTAACAAGCCACTTCAGATAAATAATTGACAGCAATGCTAGgcaataaaagattttttttttaatccaaaagCAATATACAGATATGCTAAAATACAAAGGTCATCTGGATACTTACCGTGTCCTTGTTagatctttttctcttttcttaatcATCTTCGTTCGCTCTTCAATGGAAATTCTCTGATGTTCAAAACCAATGAGTTCTTCACTAATAGCTGTGTTGAAGCACAGCGAAGGCAAATGAGAAATAGTTTTGAATGTGCatgtgcagtagataaaaacatTCTAACATGCAGAAAAACCGAAAGGAAAGGTCTTATCTTAGTTCCTGCCGTAACAGATGTTCCTCTTGCAATTTCTCATCCAATCCATGTTGAAGATGTTCAAGTTCAGCATCTAAATCTGTCTCCTCCTTTGACTTAGCAATCTTCTCTTTACATGCTTCTATCTTGTTCTCGTAGTCTGCTATGCAACAATGTATGTCATCAAACGAATGGCCCTTGCAAGGATACCAGAATATTGTCTGAGAAACTTAAACTTTTGAGAACCCTAACCATCAAGTTCAATTATAAAATAGCTGATAAGTGATTTCTCTTGGATCCTTACAAGGCCCTCCTCATTTCTCCTCGCCAATACAAAGTTCATAATGAAACCATTTCTTTCGAATTAAAATAGA includes:
- the LOC135612950 gene encoding kinetochore protein SPC24 homolog, with translation MANSAKRVDFQNLVSLADDLLGVLKNKKDGDGLVQSLEGAILLQSSCQSDVDETGRVLEDYENKIEACKEKIAKSKEETDLDAELEHLQHGLDEKLQEEHLLRQELRAISEELIGFEHQRISIEERTKMIKKREKDLTRTRNLLSLCASVTNIIPDFEDTTKISGVVVDRNKKKAEKFEFEMTEAPLDICNKLWKMA